From Pseudomonas fluorescens:
ATCATCAACAGCTCGGGGACCATCGAGAGTGAGCGCAACCTGATCCTGGCAGCCAGTACGATCCAGAACATCCGTACTGTGCTCACCACCGAATCCGGCATCTACAGCGCCTCCATCACGCCCGCCGCCTGCATCGAAGGGGTGACCGGCGGTGACTGTGACGGCGGCAAGCAAAACCGGCCGTTCCAGATTACCCAGCGTGACCGCTTCATCGTCAGCGACGCCACGGCGGGCTCCAGCATCACCTCGGGCGGCAACATGCTGCTCACTGGCGGCGAGTTGCTCAACAGCAGCAGTAGCATCGCAGCCGGTGGCAACCTCACGGCCATCGTCAACCAACTCACCAACGTCGGCGTCGTGACCCACGACACCCAGTACGACCGCATCTTCACCTCCGAGCGCGAGCGCAACCCTGAAGGCTGGTATCGCGAGGCCGCAGCGTTCACCCAACGCTATGCCGCAGGCGGGGACATGAGCGGTGTCGAAGCCGCGATGGCCGCGTTCATCGGCAAGATGGAAAGCGAGCAGACCGGCCTGCGCAAGACAACCCAGTTAAGCGCGCCAGACCAAAGTTACGCCGCCGTGATCCAAGCCGGCGGCAGCGTGGATGTGAAGGCCCAGGCCGGCATCGACAACAGTGTCGTGCGCGGTGGCTACACCTACGTCGGCAGCGGCGCCAACACCCATGCGCCGGGCTACTCGACCCTGGTCAGCCTCAACCCGCAACTGCCACCGGACGTTGCCCAGCAACAGGTCAACCCGCTGGGCCTGCCAGGCTTCGACCTGCCCACCGGCCAGAACGGCCTGTTCCACCTCAACGACAGCGATGGCGCCAAAGGCCTGCCCACCAGCCAGTTCGCGGCCAACCCGCATAAGTACCTGATCGAAACCAACCCGCTGCTCACGGATATGCGTCAGTTCCTGGGCTCGGACTACCTGCTGACCAAGCTCGGCTATGACCCCGACACCGCGCAAAAGCGCCTGGGCGATGGTTTCTACGAACAGCGCCTGATCCAGCAAGCCGTACTCGCCCGCACCGGCCAGCGCTTCATTGACGGCCAGACCAGCGATGCCGACCTGTTCAAGCACCTGATGGACAACGCCATCGGCAGCAAGACCGCGCTTAACCTGTCGGTGGGCGTGAGCCTCACCGCCGAACAAGTCGCGGCCCTGACCCACGATATCGTCTGGCTGGAAAACGCCACCGTCGCCGGCCAACAAGTGCTGGTACCGGTGTTGTACCTCGCTCAGGCCAGCAACCGCCTGGCGCCCAACGGCGCGTTGATTTCCGGCACTGACATCAACCTGATCACCGGCAGCCACCTCAACAACGCCGGCACCCTGCGCGCCACCGGCAGCCTGCTGGCGAACGTCGGCGGCAACCTCAGCAACAGTGGGTTGATGCAAGCCGGTGGTCGCCTTGACTTACTGGCCGGCAACAACCTGAGCAACCGCGCTGGCGGTGTGATCAGCGCGGGCAACGTCAACCTCGCGGCTGGCGCCGACCTGCTCAACGAGCGCAGCGTCACCACCCACGAAAGCGCCAGCAGCTACCGCACCGAACGCAGCGACTTCGTCGACAGCGCCGCGCGCATCGAATCGGCCAACGATTTGGCCCTGCAGGCTGGTGGCAACGTCAACAACCTCGGCGGTGTGCTCAAGAGCGGTGCCGACACCACGGTCAAGGCCGTGGGCGACGTGAACATCACCGCCTCGAAAACCCTGGACAGCGGCAACATCGGCAGCCGCTCGAACTTCATGACCATCGCCCAACAAGGCTCCGTGGTCGATGCGGGGCGCGACCTGCATGTGGTTGCCGGGCGTGACATCAGCATTGGTGCCAGTCAGGTCGAAGCCAAGCGCGATCTCAACCTGATCGCCACGCGCGACTTCAACGCCGTCTCGGCTGCCAACGAGCAGCATTCGGCGTCGAGTTCGAAGAAGGTCAAAAGCATTGAGGACCACGTCCAGCAAGTGTCCAGCGTGCTCAAGGCCGGCGGCGACGCCACCCTGAGCGCCGGGCAGAACCTGCAACTGGTCGCCAGCCAGGTGAATGCCGGCAACGAGGCGTACCTGGTGTCCGGCAAAAACCTCAGCCTGCGCAGCGCTGAAGACCAGGACTACAGCTTCTACAGCAAGACCAAGAAAACCTCCCAGGGCAAAAAATTCCGCCTGGATGAAACCGACGTCGTGAACAACGTTGGCAGCCTGGTCAGCGCGGGGACGAACAGCACCGTCGTCGCCGGTACCGACCTGCTGCTGGCCGGCAGTGCCGTCACCGCTGAAAAAGGCGCCACACAACTGGTGGCCGGCCAGGACGTGAACATCCTCGCCGTCAGCAACGCCGACAGCGCCCGTCACGAACGCAAGGAAAGCAAAAGCAGTTGGGGCGGCCTCAAGTCGAGCAAAGTCCAGGACAAAGTCGACGAAAAACGCACCACCGCCATGGGCAGCATGGTCTCCGGCGAAACCGTCACCGTCGCCGCCAAACGCGATGCCACGGTCACCGGCTCGTCCCTGGTCAGCACCGGCGACCTCGCCGTCCAGGCCGGCCGCGACCTGACCATCGACGCGGCGCAAAACACCTTCGCCCGCACCGACATGCACAAGGAAAAGAATCGCGACCTCACCGGCGTGCTGACCGGCAACAAGCTCGGTCTGGATGACATGACCGGCAACCAGAAGCTGTACATCAACAGCTCGAAACACAACGGCACCGCCAATGAAATGACCTTGACCGGCAGCACTATCGGTTCGAGCGCGGGCAATGTGTCGTTGACGGCGGGGCGTGAGTTGAAGGTGGTGGCCAGTGATCTGGTGAGCACCAAGAACATGGAGTTGAGTGGGGCTGACGTCACCGTTACTTCGGGGATGGAGACGGCCAGTCAGACCAGTAAGGACAGTTCCAAGAGCTTGGCGGTTGGGCGCGTGATCGCGGGCTCGGTAGTGGACACCGCCACCAGCATGCGCGACGCCGTCAAAGCGGCACGTAGTGCTGATGACCCACGACTCAAGGCAGTCAAAATCGCCCAGGCAGCCCTCGCCGCCTACAACCTGAATGGCCAGGCTTCGGACGCCAATGCGCAAAGCTCCGGCTTCAAAAACAAAACCGGCGGCACGCCCGGCAACGGTTCGCTGATCAAAATCGGCACCGAACTGGCCAATAACCGCAGCAAGAACAGCAGCGAATTCAACAGCGTCACCGCCAAGCAGAGCACGCTCAACGCAGGGCAAGACTTGTCGATCGTTGCCACGGGCGCAGCGGCGGGTACTCAGGGTGATATCCAGATCACCGGCAGCAGCTTGAAAGCCGCCAACACCTTGTTGTTAGCCAAAAACGATGTGCTGATGCAAAGCGCACAAAACACCACCGACCGCAAAAACGAAGGGTCGAAAAATAAAACCGCTATTGGCGCCAGCTTCAATATTGGCGAGCAAAACGGCTTCACCCTCGACCTCGGAGCGCAGGGTGCCAAGAACAATGGCAACGGTAACTCCGTCACTCAGGTCAATAGCACCCTCGATACAGGCAGCCTGTTGTTACAAAGCGGTGGCGATACCACCCTCAAAGGCGCCCAGGTTCGTGCGGACCGTATCAAGGCAGATATTGGCGGCAACCTTAATATCATCTCCCTACAGGACACCGAGTCGTCGCGCAGCAAACAGAGCAGCGCAGGCTTCGGCGCCAGTATCTGCGTCCCGCCGTTCTGCTACGGCTCTACCGTAGCGGGCTCGGCGAACCTTGCCGCCGCCAATATGAACAGCGACTACAAGGGCGTGACCGACCAGAGTGGTTTGTATGCGGGCACGGGCGGCTACGACATCAATGTCGGCAAGAACACCACCCTGCAAGGCGCGGTGATTGCCAGTGAAGCGTCAGCTGATAAGAACCGGCTCAGCACGGATCGGCTGATCGTCAGCGATATCAAGAATGTCAGCGAGATCAAAAGTCAGTCTGCCGGTATTTCGGTGTCTTCCAGCAGTACCAGCGGTGCGTCGATGGGCGGCAGCATCCCGATAGCGCTCAAGGAGAAAGACCATAGCTACACCCGTAGCGCGGTCAGCGAAGGCACGATTGTGGTTCGCAATGCCGAAGGCGCCAATGACCTGGTGGGGCTGAACCGTGACACCGCCAATGCCAATCAGAAACTTGACCGGCCTGATGAAAAGGCCATGCAGGAGCGTATTGATCTGATCCAAAGCTCGGCGCAGTTGGCCAGTGGGGTGATCAGTGCGGTAGGCAAGGCGAAGGCGGATGAAGCGAAAGCTCTGGCCGATAAAGCCAAAACCCAAACCGAAACCGGTTCGCCGGATGCCGCTGGAACGGTGCTTGCAGCGAATGCCGCTTATACGGAAGCCCAGCGCTGGCAGGTCGGTGGCGACAAACGCTTAATGGCCGATATCGCGTCCGGACTAATCGCCGCAGGGCTGGGTGGCGCGCCTGTAGGAACGACGGTTGGTATTGTCGCCAACACGGCCTCCAGCGATATCTTCAACAAGATTGGCGATTATGCCCAGTCGCGTGCTACTGATCCGAAGTCGGATGCGGCCACCCGGGCGGCTTGGGCTGAAGGCGGTGCGGCACGTGTGATGTTGCACGCGTTGGCGGGGGCGGCTATTGGGTTGTCCAGTGGCAATGTGCAGAGTGGTGCGCTGGGTGCGGGAACATCGGCTGCATTGATGCCGACCATTGCCGACGCGTTGGGGAAAAATGGCATCAAGGGTGTGGATCAAGATGCAATGGCCGCCTTGATCGCGGCAGGCGCCGGGGCCGTGGTTGGCTCTGGGAGAGGTACCTCAGGTGCTGTTGTCGCGGGAGGAAACGCGATGTCGGTGGACGTCTATAATCGAGCAGCTCATGAGGCGGAGGTGGCGGCGATCAAGGCTGAGGCGCAGAAAGGTGACTTCACGGAAGCGAACCTGGAGAAGGCCATGTGTTACATCATCAAGTGCTGGGCTCATCTGGAGCGAGGGACTAAGGAGTATCACGATGCATACTTGAGTGAAGCCGATATGGTCGGGCTGAGTAATGAGCTTGAATGGGCAGATGCGCAAAGGGATAAAGGTCTGTTTAACTATTCGCTCACTGACTCGGTTTTTGATGCGGGAACGCGTGATGTCATTCCTGTGGTAGCTAACACCGCCAAGACTGTCACGGGAGGGGCAAGTGTTTACTCGGGGGGCACATTATGCGGCACAGTGGCCGGGTGCTTTTTCGGTGGGCCTATGATTGTATTCGGATTGGGGAATATTGAGGAGGGCACCTCAGCACTTTATAACCATGTTAATAATGAAGAGGGCAGTTATAATCATGTTAAACAGACTTTTGATCAGATTCCTGGCGGATATGGGCCGGTGATATATAGTGCCGCAGATTTCGCGTTGTCAATTGGTTCGGGGTTTGTAAAAGTGCCTCTGAAGATGGGGGTGGCTGATGGTTTGAACAAGAAAAAATCAATATTTGATGTGACGGTCAGAAAGTTTGATAATAACCAATTTATTCTTGGTAAAAAGGCGCCGTATGGTGGTGCAATGTTGCTATATTTTCTGTCCGTGGGCGCGAAAGGCAATAGCCTTTACAATGAGGCGGTCGATGCGAGCAAGTAAACTTATAAATACCCTGCTGCTGATAGTTTCATTGTTGGCGGTGGTGTGTGGGGTGAGTACGTTTTTCGGCATGATGGTCGCCATAGTGATTGGTATACTGCTTCGCACAGATTCGAACTGGGTGTTCATCTGGATTGGATTTCCCTTGTCAGCAATATTTGCTGTGTACTGGATAGTTACACGGTGGGATTATGTGAAATCTTTTATGTCCGGGCGTGATGGGTGGTAGAGCGGGTAATCGAGGTCAGATAACGTTTGTTTGAGTGTCTATGGAATTGAGCTTGCAATATTACGATCTTTAAAAATTAGTTTTTATTTTTATCTATTTGAAATTTTTAAATAAGGCGGTTATGAAAATAACCGCCCATTTTTACTTATGAAATTTGTGAATTCAACTTCCGCCCAATCACATCGAGCAAATCACAACCATCTCTCAGCGGAATGGCCAGCAACAGCGCAAAGTCGTGAAGCACTATCGCATCACTGCTGATATCCTCCCGAAATGCGAGGTTCTCCAAAAACTGAGTCACCGCACGAATGCGATACGCGGCGGCGTCAAAGAGAACATCAAGGGGCGCTTGTGTGTCGATCCCCAGAGGGAAATAGGGGGCAGACCACGATTAGTGCACCAATGTATATTGGTGGTCTGACCCCTATTTCTCGGGGGCAGCAATGAGCATGGAAGACATAGTGGCTGACAGACTTGGAAGAGTAGTTGCTGATGGATTTGATATTTTTAAAATATCAAAAGAGGCACTTGATATTTACCAAGATCCAAAACTTTCTCTCACAAAAGCTTTAGACATTGCGTTGTTGTCACTAATGGCAATGGTCGAAGGGCCAGAGTTTGAGGTGACAGAAAAAGAATTTTATGATTTTTTATCTGATACTCGATAGATGTAATTTTCATATACCAAACTTGATCAAGCGGTAATCGGGGTCAGACCACATTTTTATAAAGCCCCCAAATAAGCGGGGCGAATTTCTCTTGGTTGCGTGGCGCACGTAATGGTTTCGGTTGGCAATGAAAAGAAATGAGTCTTGGTGGATCGCCATCTATCTTCCTTGTGCCTGTGCGTTCGGCCTGTTGTTTATGTGTGTGTTCTTTCAGGTTTCCGGGTATTGGTTGAGTGGTGGTGAAGACGTTGTCGGGCTTCTAAAAGAGTATATGACGCTCTATCTGGAAATAGCTGGGGCTGGCTTTATTCTAGGTCTCGTTCTTTGGTTTTTTAATGTTCGTTGATCCGCCAAGAATTGGGGACAGACCACGATTAGTGCACCAATGGATATTGGTGGTCTGACCCCTATTTCTGCTCCCGACCAATTTATGAGCAGATTGAGAAAGATCTTTATCTTCGAGATACAGTGAAGGGTTATCAACCCAGGTGGATATTTTTAGAAGCGCCCCCGGCAGAAAATCTTTCGAGATTGCTGGAGCTGAACAAGATTGATGTAATTATTCATAATTAGTTTTTGAGGTAGACAATGGCGAATACTGGCGAAACGCCCGATATGCTGCTGGCCCGACGCGCTGCTGAATTCCCGGCATTCAGATCTGAGCGTCTGCCGGTACTGCATAAGTTTTGTGAAAGTCTCGGATTTGATCAGCCACATGAAGTATTGATTGAGCCAAAAAGGTTTTTATTCCAGCTGGACAGTGGTTTTCAACGCGCTGACATCAATGAGGAAGATCGGGTTTGGTTTGTTACCCGTATTGGCTACTACATCGGCGAATACCTGATCTCCCTGTTTGGTGGCTATTGGCTACTTGATGATGACCAGTCGTCCCCCTCTTTTGCCAGATACGTGGTCGGCGACTTTTCAAAACCAGGTGTTAAAACTAAAATCGTCGACCCATTCGAAATAGCACAACGCTATGCAACTACGTCGGCTCCGCGCTTTTTAAGACAAGAGATCGAAACAGTTCTGGACTAAATGGAACGGGGAATCGGAAAAATAGGGGTCAGACCACGGTTTTGCGCTTTTTAGAGTTCAGCAGAATTGCTCTTTTAAAATATTATTTATTTTTTGTAATTATTCGATTTTGTTGGCCTAGTGATGGAGAAAAGTGGACAGATTTATTTAATACCGACCAGCGCCAAACCTAAATAAATCCGTCCCCTTTTTTGCTGGCTGGACATGGGAGCATGCGTCGTCGTCGACTGCTTTCAGTCAGGAAGGAATCATGCGATTAGTACCGACCGCCCAACACACACCTGGTTCTCCTTGGTGGCGCGTACTGCATCCCGATGCGGGGGCTGCGGGTGGATATTCTGAATGGGCAATTCCAAGAGGCGCCCCAAAAAATTAGGTGGAAGAATGAATATTGCTGAGTTGAACATCAATGTCGGGGGACGCCCCAGCGTGGGTTTCAGTGGTGATGACTCAAGCGTGCGCGCCCTTGAGGCTCGGCTGGGCCGTAGGCTTCCAGAAACCTACCTTCAATTCATCCGAAGTGCCAACGGTGGGCATCCTGAAGCCGGAAGTTTCTTTTTGAACGCATCACCAGATGCTAGCGTCAGCGTTGATTGGTTTTATTCACTAGGAGACGCAGGTATCGACAGCCTGGATAAGGCTCTTGATGACTGGGCTCAAGTGTTGGGGCCATTCATGTTGCCCATTGGGCGCGACGGAGGTGGCAGCCAGTTTTATATTTCGCTGGATTCGCCATCCGGTTCTGTTTGGTATTACTCACATGAAGGCTCAGAACGCACCCAACTTGCCGAAAGCTTCGATGAGTTTTTGCAGCAGTTGCAAGTTCACCTGGATTTTATTTGAGAGCCGTTATGAATCGATATGAGGGGAAGCCTTTTCTCCGGCTACTGGAATGCTACGTGCTTTCGGCTATTGATGAGCTGACAGACGAGCAGTGTGCGGCGTTAAGTGCGCTGGAGCCCAAGTTGCACGAGCTGTACGGGGTGCAAGGCAGTTGGAGTGATGTCGTCGCGTCTCAGATGGATTTTCCGGAATCCCTGGTGGAGAAAATAAAAGAAGTGTGGCGCGTGAATTCGGAAAAATTTGCGCGAGCTGGTGTAAAAATAAACGCAGAAGATTTTGCTAGAGACTTTGTGGATACCAATTTTCCTTGATGATGATAAAAGGGACAGATTTGAATGGCACTTACTTAGCAGCTAACTAGCTAGTGTGACTGGAAAAAAGAAAAAACAGAAAATAGGGGGCAGACCCTGAGGAGTCCCCACCGACCGGCGCCACGATTGAGAAAGGGAAAGGCTGGGAGCAAATCTGCGCCCGTTCACATTCAGCGGAGAAAAGTGGACAGATTTATTTAATACCGACCAACGCCAAACCTAAATAAATCCGTCCCATTTTTTTGCAATTCTAATCTCAGAGATAAAGTGTGTTCAGGTGTTTGCTTTATGTTTAGCATCGCTGGGAATCAAAGAGCATGCTTCCTCGATATGGCTTGAGCTGGTAAATGAGGAATTTTACTAGGGGGAAGAGCTCAGATTACTTTCTTGCAGTGGGAATTCCAGCGACGTGCTATATGCTTTCGATGCCTATAATAACTGGCAGGTCGTCGGAATTAGTTCTGAAGTTGATGTGTTATTTAAATAAATCTGTCCCCTTTTTTACTCCTTTTTTACTGAAGTCCAACCGATTCCGCCAATAAAGTTATCGCTGCCTCGCGATGTTCATCGGTAGCAGGTAACTCCTTGGTGGAACCAATTGCAGAAAGACTTAGGAAAATAGCTATGGAATATCATCTAACAGAGGGGCAGCTCAATGGCCCGGCTGAAATTTCGGCTGTTGATGGTCTGTCAACACACTTGGGAGTCGAACTTCCTCAGAGTTATATTGAATTCCTTAAGACGCACGACGGTGGCGAAGGACTCATTGGCGACAGCTACATTATTTTTTGGAAGGTAGAAGAGCTAGTCGCATTCAATCGTGAATATGAGGTCGAGACATATGCGCCAGGTATATTTTTGTTCGCTTCTAACGGCGGAGGGGAGGGGTATGGGTTTGACACATTGGATGCAGCAATGTCGGTAGTTCGAATTCCGTTTATAGGTATGAATCGTCAGTATGCTATATCGGTAGCGAGCGACCTTCCCGATCTATTTGCTCGATTGGCAGACCAAAATGAGTGAGCTTAATAAGCACTCACGCCCTAAAGGCATGGAGCTATTCGAGATTAAACCCGCTATCGCTGGTGGTGATCCAACCAGTCCTGAGAACAAAACTTGGTTGACGAGACAGCGGCACTTTGAGGCTGTACGCTACTGGAATCGGATTATCAGCAGTCTGCGTAATGAACGGAAGTAACTAGGGAGAAAAGCGGAGAAAAGGAGACGGAGAAAAGGGGACAGATTTATTTAATACCGCATTTCCTTACGGGGCAGCGCTGGGAGCGCTGCCTGAAGTCTGTTGTTGATCAAGGGTATACGTTTTACGAGGAGGCTTCGGGTGAGAAGAAATAAATGGATCGGTGGGTTTTTCTTATCGATCTCACTGTTTTCCATGATTCTGGCGGCTAGCCTGCTACTCGCGATGATCATCGCTGCGG
This genomic window contains:
- a CDS encoding hemagglutinin repeat-containing protein — its product is MDVRPVSALKSLSQRGLALILANALFWQPLLAQADGIVVSGPGTTLGQAGNGVPVVNIATPNGSGLSHNQFKDYNVGPNGVILNNASGPLQNTQLGGIIVGNPNLKGGAANVILNEVKGGSPSQLRGYTEVAGQSAKVIVANPYGISCNGCGFINTPNVTLTTGKPVIDQAGQLKSYQVDGGAVTIDGKGLNASNVDRFEIITRSAKINAQINARQLTVIAGRNDVDAQSLKTTARADDGSAKPELAIDSSALGGMYAGAIKLVGTEAGVGVKLDGTLAASGGDIQLDANGHLSMAQAAASGAMDIKAASLETTGAVYAGTTLKAQTKGTLKNSKTLAARDSITLASNGQLTNSGIIEAGVNADNTRNANGDVTLDAQHITNTGTVIANRSLTATAQSLDNQGATLSAKQALNVTAASVDNRNKGRLLSDGAQTLNVSGLLDNSQGGIIDSTGAFTLNGNTLDNSAGSLTAGGAITLDLIGDLINRNGKLASVGPLLIQRAAHLDNQGGKLASQGLLTVFANSIDNRNTGTLAANDGLALTTSGLLQNSGNGLIHSEKSGVTITAGTLDNNGGRIAAKAGDARIDATDFNNGSGALFARDRVHLTGMNVDNGGEIAGNRVDVSLNGALTNRGLIESATALDVQTASLNNSGQMRALGTGGKTRYAIGGLLNNSGSLETANDQLSLAATRFQNTGGKVLHVGTGVLDLNGISLDDVGGSLVTNGDLTLDKANWTNSTAIQAGRLTVNVGTLNQTATGKLLGTRALVGSGQDWTVGGSVASQGSLDLSVGSLLNDHGLIFSGGDMSLKVDRLKNLGAAMYAMGSLRVDRDGQGGLATSIINSSGTIESERNLILAASTIQNIRTVLTTESGIYSASITPAACIEGVTGGDCDGGKQNRPFQITQRDRFIVSDATAGSSITSGGNMLLTGGELLNSSSSIAAGGNLTAIVNQLTNVGVVTHDTQYDRIFTSERERNPEGWYREAAAFTQRYAAGGDMSGVEAAMAAFIGKMESEQTGLRKTTQLSAPDQSYAAVIQAGGSVDVKAQAGIDNSVVRGGYTYVGSGANTHAPGYSTLVSLNPQLPPDVAQQQVNPLGLPGFDLPTGQNGLFHLNDSDGAKGLPTSQFAANPHKYLIETNPLLTDMRQFLGSDYLLTKLGYDPDTAQKRLGDGFYEQRLIQQAVLARTGQRFIDGQTSDADLFKHLMDNAIGSKTALNLSVGVSLTAEQVAALTHDIVWLENATVAGQQVLVPVLYLAQASNRLAPNGALISGTDINLITGSHLNNAGTLRATGSLLANVGGNLSNSGLMQAGGRLDLLAGNNLSNRAGGVISAGNVNLAAGADLLNERSVTTHESASSYRTERSDFVDSAARIESANDLALQAGGNVNNLGGVLKSGADTTVKAVGDVNITASKTLDSGNIGSRSNFMTIAQQGSVVDAGRDLHVVAGRDISIGASQVEAKRDLNLIATRDFNAVSAANEQHSASSSKKVKSIEDHVQQVSSVLKAGGDATLSAGQNLQLVASQVNAGNEAYLVSGKNLSLRSAEDQDYSFYSKTKKTSQGKKFRLDETDVVNNVGSLVSAGTNSTVVAGTDLLLAGSAVTAEKGATQLVAGQDVNILAVSNADSARHERKESKSSWGGLKSSKVQDKVDEKRTTAMGSMVSGETVTVAAKRDATVTGSSLVSTGDLAVQAGRDLTIDAAQNTFARTDMHKEKNRDLTGVLTGNKLGLDDMTGNQKLYINSSKHNGTANEMTLTGSTIGSSAGNVSLTAGRELKVVASDLVSTKNMELSGADVTVTSGMETASQTSKDSSKSLAVGRVIAGSVVDTATSMRDAVKAARSADDPRLKAVKIAQAALAAYNLNGQASDANAQSSGFKNKTGGTPGNGSLIKIGTELANNRSKNSSEFNSVTAKQSTLNAGQDLSIVATGAAAGTQGDIQITGSSLKAANTLLLAKNDVLMQSAQNTTDRKNEGSKNKTAIGASFNIGEQNGFTLDLGAQGAKNNGNGNSVTQVNSTLDTGSLLLQSGGDTTLKGAQVRADRIKADIGGNLNIISLQDTESSRSKQSSAGFGASICVPPFCYGSTVAGSANLAAANMNSDYKGVTDQSGLYAGTGGYDINVGKNTTLQGAVIASEASADKNRLSTDRLIVSDIKNVSEIKSQSAGISVSSSSTSGASMGGSIPIALKEKDHSYTRSAVSEGTIVVRNAEGANDLVGLNRDTANANQKLDRPDEKAMQERIDLIQSSAQLASGVISAVGKAKADEAKALADKAKTQTETGSPDAAGTVLAANAAYTEAQRWQVGGDKRLMADIASGLIAAGLGGAPVGTTVGIVANTASSDIFNKIGDYAQSRATDPKSDAATRAAWAEGGAARVMLHALAGAAIGLSSGNVQSGALGAGTSAALMPTIADALGKNGIKGVDQDAMAALIAAGAGAVVGSGRGTSGAVVAGGNAMSVDVYNRAAHEAEVAAIKAEAQKGDFTEANLEKAMCYIIKCWAHLERGTKEYHDAYLSEADMVGLSNELEWADAQRDKGLFNYSLTDSVFDAGTRDVIPVVANTAKTVTGGASVYSGGTLCGTVAGCFFGGPMIVFGLGNIEEGTSALYNHVNNEEGSYNHVKQTFDQIPGGYGPVIYSAADFALSIGSGFVKVPLKMGVADGLNKKKSIFDVTVRKFDNNQFILGKKAPYGGAMLLYFLSVGAKGNSLYNEAVDASK
- a CDS encoding SMI1/KNR4 family protein, which codes for MGNSKRRPKKLGGRMNIAELNINVGGRPSVGFSGDDSSVRALEARLGRRLPETYLQFIRSANGGHPEAGSFFLNASPDASVSVDWFYSLGDAGIDSLDKALDDWAQVLGPFMLPIGRDGGGSQFYISLDSPSGSVWYYSHEGSERTQLAESFDEFLQQLQVHLDFI
- a CDS encoding SMI1/KNR4 family protein, which translates into the protein MEYHLTEGQLNGPAEISAVDGLSTHLGVELPQSYIEFLKTHDGGEGLIGDSYIIFWKVEELVAFNREYEVETYAPGIFLFASNGGGEGYGFDTLDAAMSVVRIPFIGMNRQYAISVASDLPDLFARLADQNE